The following DNA comes from Nymphaea colorata isolate Beijing-Zhang1983 unplaced genomic scaffold, ASM883128v2 scaffold0041, whole genome shotgun sequence.
ATGGagcaatttcttttatttgttatcagaggaatgatttaaatgtatAGAGGAATGATATGATAAGAGCAAAGAACATTCAGTGAAAAGCCATTTGAACTTTACGGAAACTACTAAATGTGTGGCTGGTAGCATGAGATCCCAGTTCAGAGGCTGATCTAATATCCCTTTTATGTAGAACTACAACATAAACAAACCCTAGATTTTGCCAttatgtgaaaaagaagaactgaGATCCTTAGTTTATAAATAAAACCTTACAATTGATGTCGGATCTGACCTAAAGCATGTAGATTTGAGATTCCCAATGAACCCAAATCAccttgaatttcaaatctgaggctatcaaacacccctCGGATATAAACTATAAAAACATTGCCTGATTTAAGATTGTGGGAAGCTCTCTTAAAATATATGGATCTCCAATCTTGAAGATTTAAAATCAGGGGCCATGATTTTATCTATCATGGGAAGCTCACAATTTGATTGAAATGTGGATTTATCTATCATGGATTTGTGATTCcttagatctaagatccatgtGGAATCAAGCACAACCTAAAAACTCTTCTAGTATTAATATACTGTGTGTATATGATACTCTCATTTCTCTTAGTTTTTTGGCTTCCCATGTTGCAAACAGAAATTAGGCGATGAGAAGGACCCAAAATCTTATCAGTTTAAATAGGGTGGTAATACGTTTACTTAATCAGCTTGGTTTGGCAAGAAATGCTTAAAGTTATAAAACATGCTTCAAACTAAATCAccaaaagaagcaaatataCAAATCTGTTAGTAAGAAGAATCTGAAATatttagaagagaaaaaagcacGGTCACCCAGATTTTTGGTAATTAACCATTAGAAAATTAAACTTCAGGGGAGTTTATTACTTCAGTTCTGAAAATTCATAAATCTCACATGAACCTGATGTGGTTTGCTTTTGTTGATATGACAAAAGAATCATGAGACCTAAGATTCATACTTGACattcttattttacttctcTATGTCGAAAGCTTAAAGGTTAGAATTaagattgaaagagaaaagtcaGATCTAAAACCACGGTTTTCAAGTCCTATGAAATCTTAGATGCAATCTGTCAAACGCCAAGCATGTATGttatgcacatatttttttattgtcaaaatcTCTCAGTTTTTaccttaggaaaaaaaaaagaggaaaagagagagaggtggtaACGCACTGTAGCGGTGGCCTTAATTATAGCGTCAGTTTGATGATTTTCCGACAAGTGGCCGTCTTTTAATTCTTTAATGAGCACGTCCATCAAGTCACTCTCCTCACCGGCGCCACTGGACTCCTTCCGGCGGTGCTCTGCAAGCCAAGCCGAGGCAACTTCATCCATCTTCTGGTGAACCCTCTTCATGGCCTGCAGGTGGCCACTCAGATCTAGCCACCCCAGCCACGGGATCGCGTCAGAGAGGGTGAACGTACCAACTAGATTGTTAAATTCACCGAGAGCTTCTCTAAACTCTTTTCCTTCACCGCCTAAATCAAAGTACCGTTTTCCGGCAACCACCCTGAGGACAATGTTCATAGCCAACCAGGTCAAATGATGGTTCATCTCAACCGGCTCAAGGTTGCTGCAACTGCGATACAATCGCTGCACCAAGGAACCCACTTCGTCGACCTGGATGTGTTTGACCAGTCGGAGTTGCTGGCTTGAGAGCAGCTTGTTGGCGACGATCTTGCGGAGTTCAAGAAAGTAAGGTCCATATGGGCTGAATACGAACATGGCACGATTGTAGCCAAGGCGTTTCCAACCTTCTAGCTGAGGCCGACCGGCAAAGGCTCGGTCATTGACAGTGAAGCACTCCTTGGCGAGGTCCATGCTGCTCA
Coding sequences within:
- the LOC116268001 gene encoding cytochrome P450 82A1, with product MEPIQLGGFDVPVGSTPFVNAWKIHRDPTLWTDPEEFKPERFLSSNNEMTSFGGQDFPSCHLGQEGEKLGPLFSLQLGQRRAIVVSSMDLAKECFTVNDRAFAGRPQLEGWKRLGYNRAMFVFSPYGPYFLELRKIVANKLLSSQQLRLVKHIQVDEVGSLVQRLYRSCSNLEPVEMNHHLTWLAMNIVLRVVAGKRYFDLGGEGKEFREALGEFNNLVGTFTLSDAIPWLGWLDLSGHLQAMKRVHQKMDEVASAWLAEHRRKESSGAGEESDLMDVLIKELKDGHLSENHQTDAIIKATAT